The Denticeps clupeoides chromosome 5, fDenClu1.1, whole genome shotgun sequence genome includes a region encoding these proteins:
- the slc25a1b gene encoding tricarboxylate transport protein B, mitochondrial — translation MPAAPRAFVSPFHRPHCLVAAAPSEKAKLTHPGKAILAGGIAGGIEICITFPTEYVKTQLQLDEKANPPRYKGIVDCVKQTVNNHGVRGLYRGLSSLVYGSIPKAAVRFGVFEFLSNKMRDESGKLDSKRGLLCGLGAGVAEAVVVVCPMETVKVKFIHDQTSANPKYRGFFHGVREIVRSQGLRGTYQGLTATVLKQGSNQAIRFYVMTALRNWYKGDNPNKTLNPIVTGVFGAIAGAASVFGNTPLDVIKTRMQGLEAHKYKSTVDCAIKIMKHEGPAAFYKGTIPRLGRVCMDVAIVFIIYEEVVKVLNKVWKTD, via the exons ATGCCGGCGGCACCGAGAGCGTTCGTGAGCCCGTTCCACCGACCCCACTGCCTGGTGGCTGCTGCTCCGTCCGAGAAGGCCAAGTTAACGCACCCTGGGAAGGCTATTCTGGCCG GTGGCATTGCTGGTGGCATTGAGATCTGCATCACATTCCCCACTGAGTATGTCAAGACTCAACTCCAGTTGGATGAAAAAGCAAACCCACCTCGTTACAAGGGAAtcg TGGACTGTGTGAAGCAGACCGTTAATAACCATGGGGTACGGGGCCTTTATCGAGGCCTCAGTTCTTTGGTCTATGGCTCTATCCCCAAAGCCGCAGTCAG ATTTGGGGTTTTCGAGTTCCTCAGTAATAAGATGCGTGATGAGTCGGGGAAGCTGGACAGCAAACGGGGGCTGCTGTGTGGTCTGGGAGCTGGTGTGGCAGAGGCTGTGGTGGTTGTGTGTCCCATGGAGACGGTTAAG GTTAAGTTCATCCATGATCAGACTTCAGCAAATCCAAAGTACAGAGGCTTTTTCCATGGTGTCAGAGAGATTGTCAGATCTCAAG GTCTCAGAGGAACTTATCAGGGACTAACGGCAACTGTACTGAAGCAAGGGTCAAATCAGGCCATCCGTTTCTATGTAATGACTGCTTTAAGGAACTGGTACAaag GTGACAATCCAAACAAGACTCTGAACCCCATAGTTACTGGAGTGTTTGGTGCCATAGCAGGAGCAGCCAGTGTGTTTGGAAATACACCTCTTGATGTCATCAAAACGAGAATGCAG GGCCTAGAAGCTCATAAATACAAAAGCACAGTGGACTGTGCCATCAAGATTATGAAGCACGAGGGACCAGCAGC GTTCTACAAGGGCACTATCCCACGCTTAGGCCGTGTGTGCATGGATGTGGCCATTGTGTTTATAATCTACGAAGAGGTGGTGAAAGTCCTCAACAAGGTGTGGAAAACAGACTGA